The nucleotide sequence AACAATTTCACCACCTACATTTGCCTTTCTTGCTTCCTTACCAGTCATTAAACCTTTAGAGGTTGAAATAATTACAGTTCCATAACCAGATATAATTGATGGAATCTCAGTTGATTTTACATATACACGTAACCCGGGTTTTGAAACTCTTTTAATTCCAACAATTGCTGATTGACCTTTTTTGTATTTTAGTGTAACTACGATTTGTTTGGTGGTTAATTCTCCCTCAACCACATATGAAGCAATGTACCCTTCTGATTCAAATAACTTAACAATAGCTTCCTTTTTTGTTGAATAAGGAATTGCAACGGTTTTGTGTTTTCTAGCATTAGCGTTTTTAATACGAACCACTAAGTCTGAAATTGGATCTGTTATAAACATAATTATCAACTCGCTTTCTTGATACCTGGAATTTTACCTTCATGTGCAAGGTTTCTAAAGCAGATACGACAAATTTTATATTTTCTTAAAACCGCATGTGGTCTACCACATAATTCACAACGTGTATAAGCACGAGTTGAGAATTTACTGTGACGCTTTGACTTAATAATTAGTGCTTTTCTCGCCATTATTTAGCTCCTTTTTTTTCAAATGGTACACCTAATAATTCTAATAAGGCTCTTGCTTCTTGATCGCTTTTTGCGGTAGTTACAACAAGGACATCCAATCCTTTGATACGACGGATTTTATCAAAATCAATTTCTGGAAAAATGATTTCTTCTTTAATACCTAAAGCAAAATTTCCTCTTCCATCAAATGCTTTAGGATTTGCTCCACGAAAATCACGAATACGTGGCATTGCAACATGGATCAGTTTTTCTAAAAATTCTCACATACGATCTCTACGTAAGGTAACTTTCCCACCCATTGGCATTCCCTCACGCAATTTTCATGATGCGTTTGATTTTTTAGCTTTAGTTTGAAATGGTTTTTGCCCCGAAATTAATGTTAATTCATTGAGAACTTCTTCAATTGCTTTTGAATTTGAAACTTCTTTACCTGCGGTCATATTTAATACAATTTTTTCAATTCTTGGAACTTGCATAATAGATGAGTAGTTGAATTTTTCTTTTAACGCTGGAACTACTTTTGATAAATATACTTGTTTGAGCATAATTAATTAATTTCCTTGTTTGTTTTTCTGACAACTCTCACTTTTTTACCATCTTTGTTTATTTTATATCCAAGTTTTGAGAATTGATTTGGGTGTGATTTAGTAGCTTTTTTAAATAAATAAGCAACGTTTGAAATATGAATTGGAGCAGCTATTTCTGTAATTGAACCGTCTTGATTTTTTTGGGTTGGTTTGTTGTGTTTGGTTACGATATTTACATCTTTAATAATAACTCTGTTTGAATCTGGAAGGATTTTATCAATTGTTCCGGTTTTTCCTTTTTCACTACCTGCGATAACTATAACCGGATCATTTTTCTTAAATTTAATTTTAGCCATAAAAATTTCTCCTTATCTTAAAGTACTTCAGGGGCTAGTGAAACAATTTTTGGGAACTTTTCACGCAACTCACGCGCAACCGGCCCAAAAACACGGGTTCCACGTGGAGTTAAATCCTCTTTAATAATCACAACTGCATTATCATCAAAACGTATATATGAACCATTATCACGGTGTAATCCGTATCTTGAGCGCACCACAACCGCTTTAACTACCTGACCTTCTTTAACCACACCGTTAGGAATTGCTTTTTTCACAGAACATACAATAATATCACCGATTTTTGCAACCTTTTTCTTTGAACCACCTAAAATACGAATAACACCAATTTCTTTAGCACCTGAGTTATCAGCAACATTTGCTTTTGATAATTCTATTAACATATTAGTTATTTCCCTCTACTGCTTTTTGTTTAATTGATACTAATCTAAAACGTTTGGTTCTTGAAAGTGGTCTAGTTTCCATAATTACTACAATGTCATTTAAACCAGCTAAGTGTTTTTCATCATGTACTGCAAATTTTTTAGTTGATTTAAAACGTTTTGAGTAAAGTGGGTGTTTTTTAAAGGTATCTACGGCAACAATAATTGTTTTAGCTGATTTGCCAGCTGAAACAACTGTTCCAGTTAAGGTTTTTCTTGTATTTCTTTCCATAATTATTTAGCATCCTTTTTAGCGTTTAATGCAGTTAATACTTTTGCAATATCAGTTCTAATTATTTTAATTTTGTGGGTTTCTTTTAAATCACCAGTAACATTTCTATATCTTAAAGTGAATAATTCTGCTTTAAGTTCTAATGCTAATTTTTCTAGCTCATCTTTTGATTTTTTTTCTAAATCTTTATAAAGCATTATTGCACTCCTTCTTCTTTTTTAATGATTTTTCACTTTACTGGTAATTTATGTCCTGCTAAACGTAGTGCATCACGAGCAATTTCTTCTGAAACACCACTTACTTCAAACATCATTGTATTTACTTTTACTGCTGTATATCAAAGTTCGGGAGCACCTTTTCCAGATCCCATACGAACCCCGATAGGTTTAGAAGTCTTTGAGAAGTGAGGAAAAATTCTAATAATAACTTGTCCTTCACGTCCCATTCTACGAGTTGCAGCGATACGTGCAGATTCAATTTGACGTGCAGTTATTCATGCTGAAGTTACTGCTTGTAATCCAAAATCTCCAAATACCACCGTATTTCCTTTGGTTGCTTTACGTTTACTATGTTTTACTAAGAATGGTTTTCTAAATTTAGTTCTTTTTGGTTGAAGCATTTTTTTGATCTCCTTCCAAAATTTCACCTAACGAAACTCATACTTTAACTCCGATAGCACCATATGTAGTTCTAGCGGTTGCGGTTGCATACTCCACATTTTGTCTTAAAGTATGTAGTCTCATTTCGCCTTCAGAATACCCTTCTGAACGAGCCATATCAACACCATTTAAACGACCGCTAACCATTGTTTTAATTCCCTTGGCACCCGATTTCATCGCAGCTCTCATTGCGATTTTTTGTGCCTGACGGAAACTTTCACGATTTTCTAATTTTGCTGCAATCATTTCAGCTAATAATTTTGCATTTAAGTCAGGTTTTTTTAGTTCTACAACCTGAATTCTAAGGTTAAGATTTTTATTCTTAACAAATTTTTGCGCCTTTAAAGTTAAATCTTGGATGTTTTTTCCTTCTTGACCTAAAACTGTTGCTGGTTTTGCTGTATGTAAAAATACAGTAACTTTATTATCTTTATTTCTTTTAACTTGTACTTGTCCGATTTGGTATTGACGTACAAACTTTTCAAAGAATTTGTAAATTTTAGCATCTTCAACTAGGTAAGCACCAAATTGTGCTTTATCAGCAAATCATGTTGAATTGTGTGCTTTAGTAATTCCGTAACGGAACCCATTTGGATTAACCTTTTGTCCCATTAGTTTCTCTCCTCTAATACAATTGAAAAGTTTGATGTACGTTTGAAAATTGAATTTGCCCTACCTTGGCTTCTTGGTTGAAATCTTTTAAGAGTTGGTCCTTCATTAACATAAACTTCTTTTACGAATAATTTTGATGCGTTCATTCCATGGTTATTTGTTGCATTTGCGATGGCTGAGTTTAATAATTTTACAAAAATTGGGGCAGATTTTTTAGATGTATTCTTTAAAATTGCTAATGCATAAGACACATCTTTTCCTCTAAACAAGTTAGCAACTAATTTTGCTTTTGAGCTGCTCACTCTTTGTAATTTAACGTGTGCGACTGCTTGTTGAGCCATTATTTTTTCTTACCTTTGTCAGCACCGTGACCCGAGAACGTTCTGGTTGGTGAAAATTCACCTAGTTTATGTCCTACCATATCATCAGTTACATAAACTTCAACAAATTGTCTTCCGTTATGAACCGCAAATGTTAAACCAACAAAACTTGGGAAAATAGTTGAACGTCTTGATCATGTTTTAATAGGTTTTTTAGGTGCATTACCCTCGATGATTGCATCTACTTTTTTAAGTAAATGGTCATCGGCAAATGGACCTTTTTTAAGACTACGAGCCATTATTTAGCATCCTTTCTTCTTCTTAAAATTAGTTTATTTGAAGATTTCTTAGTTTTTCTAGTTTTAACACCAAGTGCAATTTTACCTCAAGGAGTGAGAGGCGCTTTACGACCAACTGGTTGTTTTCCTTCTCCTCCCCCGTGTGGGTGGTCTACTGGGTTCATTACAGAACCACGAACGGTAGGTCTAATTCCTTTGTATCTATTAATTCCAGCTTTACCAACATTAACAAGTAAGTGTTCTTCATTTCCAACAACACCAACTGTTGCGCGACAACGAGCTAAAATGCGACGCGTTTCACCTGACTTAAGTTTTAACACTACATATTTACCGTCATCATCTTTTCCAAGAATTTGTGCAGAAGTACCAGCACTACGCGCAATAATACCTCCACCACCAGGTTGCATTTCTATATTATGTACAAATGTACCTTCAGGGATCTTAGCTAATGGTAATGCATTTCCTATCATAATATCAACAACTTCTCCTGAAACAACTTTTTGTCCTAAGACAATCCCTTTTGGAGCTAAAATGTATCTTTTTTCTCCGTCTGCATATGCTAATAAACAAATGTTAGCTGATCTATTTGGATCATATTCAATTGTTTTTACAATAGCAGGAATATTATCTTTGTTACGTTTAAAATCAATGATTCTGTAGAATCTTTTAACACGTCCTCCGCGATGTCTAACAGTAATCTTACCTTGGTTGTTACGACCTGCATTATTTTTTAAATTTACTAATAATGATTTTTCTGGTTCGTGGCCTGATAAGTTTTGTTTAAAATCTAACGAAGACATATTTCTACGACCATTGGTAGTTGGCTTATAATGTTTTAATGCCATATTTCAAATGTCTCCTTTGCTTAAAAATAGTTGCGGATCTTTCTTTTAAGCATTTAAATTCCGCGATATTTTATTATGAATTTAATGAATATCAGTTTCATTCATTAAAGAAATTATTCACCACCTACTTTACGTTTAGTTGTGGTTTTCTTAGTTACAGTTACTGTTTTGGTCGCAACTGATTTTTTTGCCGCTAATTTTTGTGCAACTTTTGCTTCAACGTCCATAGATTTTTGTGCTTTAGCTGCTTTTGCTTCTTCAACCTCTTTAGTATCAATTGTTGTAGTTGTCGCATCGTTTGGTAAGTAATTCATTACTTGACCATCTTCTAAAGTAACCATTGCTTTTTTATAACGATTGGTAAATCCGTGGTAACGTCCTACATTTTTTGGTTTTTTATGAACTTTAATAGTATTAACTTTTGCTACCTTAACATTAAAAATGGTTTCTATAGCTTCTTTAATTTGAAATTTATTTGCTGCAAAATCTACTTTAAACACATAAACATTATTTTGTGTTCTTAAGATATCAGTTTTCTCTGAAAGAATTGGTGATTTAATTACTTTTGTGATTTCCATAATTATTTAACTCTGCTTTCTAATAATTTCAAACTTTCTTGTGACAGAATTAAAACATCTGCACCAATTAATTCTTCCACTGTTAAAGAATTAGCTTTTGAAGTAGCAACATTTGGTAAGTTTTTTGCTGACTTAAATACTATTGGACTTTCAGTTACAATTAAAACATGTTTTAAATCATTAACTTGTAGTTCTTTTAATTTTGCAAGTAGGTCTTTTGTTTTAATGGTTTGTAAATCTAAATCATTTACAATAACTGCTTTATCGTTTGCTAATAAAGTTAATGCAGAAACAAAAGCGGCAAATTTAACTTTTTTATTAACTTTTAGTGAATAATTTTTATTTGCTTGTGGCCCGAATGCTCTACCACCACCAACTCAAATTGGTGAACGCACTGAGCTATGACGCGCTCTACCAGTTCCTTTTTGTCTTCAAGGTTTTTTACCACTACCACTTACGGCGGCACGGTTTTTAACTTGATGTGTACCTTGTCTTCTTGAAGCACGTTCAGATAAAATTGTGTCAAAGATTGCTTGATTATAAATTTTTTCTGAACCAAATAAACTTTTTGGTAAATCAGCACTAAATGTTTTTTTAGCAACTTGTACTTCTTTTTGTACAGTTACTTTTGCTGATTTAATTGCGCCTTTGTTTGCAACCTTAGTTGCAGAAGTAGTTTTCTTTGTACTAACAGAAGTATCTGTTTTAGTGTTTTTAGTAGTTTTAGTAAGTTTAGTAGGTTTAGTAGGTTGC is from Mycoplasmopsis mustelae and encodes:
- the rplE gene encoding 50S ribosomal protein L5; protein product: MLKQVYLSKVVPALKEKFNYSSIMQVPRIEKIVLNMTAGKEVSNSKAIEEVLNELTLISGQKPFQTKAKKSNASWKLREGMPMGGKVTLRRDRMWEFLEKLIHVAMPRIRDFRGANPKAFDGRGNFALGIKEEIIFPEIDFDKIRRIKGLDVLVVTTAKSDQEARALLELLGVPFEKKGAK
- the rplW gene encoding 50S ribosomal protein L23, with product MEITKVIKSPILSEKTDILRTQNNVYVFKVDFAANKFQIKEAIETIFNVKVAKVNTIKVHKKPKNVGRYHGFTNRYKKAMVTLEDGQVMNYLPNDATTTTIDTKEVEEAKAAKAQKSMDVEAKVAQKLAAKKSVATKTVTVTKKTTTKRKVGGE
- the rplB gene encoding 50S ribosomal protein L2 produces the protein MALKHYKPTTNGRRNMSSLDFKQNLSGHEPEKSLLVNLKNNAGRNNQGKITVRHRGGRVKRFYRIIDFKRNKDNIPAIVKTIEYDPNRSANICLLAYADGEKRYILAPKGIVLGQKVVSGEVVDIMIGNALPLAKIPEGTFVHNIEMQPGGGGIIARSAGTSAQILGKDDDGKYVVLKLKSGETRRILARCRATVGVVGNEEHLLVNVGKAGINRYKGIRPTVRGSVMNPVDHPHGGGEGKQPVGRKAPLTPWGKIALGVKTRKTKKSSNKLILRRRKDAK
- the rplN gene encoding 50S ribosomal protein L14, translated to MLIELSKANVADNSGAKEIGVIRILGGSKKKVAKIGDIIVCSVKKAIPNGVVKEGQVVKAVVVRSRYGLHRDNGSYIRFDDNAVVIIKEDLTPRGTRVFGPVARELREKFPKIVSLAPEVL
- the rpsC gene encoding 30S ribosomal protein S3; this translates as MGQKVNPNGFRYGITKAHNSTWFADKAQFGAYLVEDAKIYKFFEKFVRQYQIGQVQVKRNKDNKVTVFLHTAKPATVLGQEGKNIQDLTLKAQKFVKNKNLNLRIQVVELKKPDLNAKLLAEMIAAKLENRESFRQAQKIAMRAAMKSGAKGIKTMVSGRLNGVDMARSEGYSEGEMRLHTLRQNVEYATATARTTYGAIGVKVWVSLGEILEGDQKNASTKKN
- the rplX gene encoding 50S ribosomal protein L24; translation: MAKIKFKKNDPVIVIAGSEKGKTGTIDKILPDSNRVIIKDVNIVTKHNKPTQKNQDGSITEIAAPIHISNVAYLFKKATKSHPNQFSKLGYKINKDGKKVRVVRKTNKEIN
- the rplD gene encoding 50S ribosomal protein L4 yields the protein MAETKAKKTTTAAKATTKKTPSKSTAKASVDKKQPTKPTKLTKTTKNTKTDTSVSTKKTTSATKVANKGAIKSAKVTVQKEVQVAKKTFSADLPKSLFGSEKIYNQAIFDTILSERASRRQGTHQVKNRAAVSGSGKKPWRQKGTGRARHSSVRSPIWVGGGRAFGPQANKNYSLKVNKKVKFAAFVSALTLLANDKAVIVNDLDLQTIKTKDLLAKLKELQVNDLKHVLIVTESPIVFKSAKNLPNVATSKANSLTVEELIGADVLILSQESLKLLESRVK
- the rplP gene encoding 50S ribosomal protein L16, giving the protein MLQPKRTKFRKPFLVKHSKRKATKGNTVVFGDFGLQAVTSAWITARQIESARIAATRRMGREGQVIIRIFPHFSKTSKPIGVRMGSGKGAPELWYTAVKVNTMMFEVSGVSEEIARDALRLAGHKLPVKWKIIKKEEGVQ
- the rplV gene encoding 50S ribosomal protein L22; translated protein: MAQQAVAHVKLQRVSSSKAKLVANLFRGKDVSYALAILKNTSKKSAPIFVKLLNSAIANATNNHGMNASKLFVKEVYVNEGPTLKRFQPRSQGRANSIFKRTSNFSIVLEERN
- the rpsH gene encoding 30S ribosomal protein S8, with product MFITDPISDLVVRIKNANARKHKTVAIPYSTKKEAIVKLFESEGYIASYVVEGELTTKQIVVTLKYKKGQSAIVGIKRVSKPGLRVYVKSTEIPSIISGYGTVIISTSKGLMTGKEARKANVGGEIVAYIW
- a CDS encoding type Z 30S ribosomal protein S14, which encodes MARKALIIKSKRHSKFSTRAYTRCELCGRPHAVLRKYKICRICFRNLAHEGKIPGIKKASW
- the rpsS gene encoding 30S ribosomal protein S19 produces the protein MARSLKKGPFADDHLLKKVDAIIEGNAPKKPIKTWSRRSTIFPSFVGLTFAVHNGRQFVEVYVTDDMVGHKLGEFSPTRTFSGHGADKGKKK
- the rpmC gene encoding 50S ribosomal protein L29 encodes the protein MLYKDLEKKSKDELEKLALELKAELFTLRYRNVTGDLKETHKIKIIRTDIAKVLTALNAKKDAK
- the rpsQ gene encoding 30S ribosomal protein S17 produces the protein MERNTRKTLTGTVVSAGKSAKTIIVAVDTFKKHPLYSKRFKSTKKFAVHDEKHLAGLNDIVVIMETRPLSRTKRFRLVSIKQKAVEGNN